One genomic region from Chrysemys picta bellii isolate R12L10 chromosome 16, ASM1138683v2, whole genome shotgun sequence encodes:
- the LOC101944539 gene encoding uncharacterized protein LOC101944539, producing MGKDYNDFQSLEPDDGTCAPSGRAFPPRHWGWQRLCASPRPLQALLALCVGLSVGTIALAVSNSRLGAEQQGTRGALASVNQSLSAELEGLARSGEWGRGAGLQAFIPSKVHKVLNK from the exons ATGGGCAAGGACTACAACGATTTCCAGTCGCTCGAGCCGGACGATGGGACCTGTGCCCCGAGCGggagag cgTTCCCGCCCCGGCACTGGGGCTGGCAGCGTCTCTGCGCCTCCCCCCGGCCGCTCCAAGCCCTGCTGGCGCTGTGCGTCGGGCTCAGCGTCGGGACCATCGCGCTGGCCGTCAGCA actccaGGCTGGGCGCGGAGCAGCAGGGGACGCGGGGGGCGCTGGCCAGCGTGAACCAGAGCCTGAGCGCAGAGCTCGAGGGGCTGGCCCGGAgcggtgagtgggggaggggggctg gtttgcAGGCCTTCATCCCCAGCAAGGTACATAAAGTTCTTAATAAGTGA